Proteins encoded by one window of Panicum virgatum strain AP13 chromosome 7N, P.virgatum_v5, whole genome shotgun sequence:
- the LOC120683373 gene encoding beta-glucosidase 12-like, whose amino-acid sequence MAARAAAAAMPGLLLLPFLLVAAASGAANDAASTPPISRKSFPEGFVFGTASSAYQYEGGFNEGGRGPSIWDTFTHQHKEKIADGSNGDVAVDSYHLYKEDVRLMKDLGMDAYRFSISWSRILPNGSLSGGINREGVNYYNNLINELLSKGMQPYGTLFHWDTPQALEDKYEGFLSPNITIDYKDYAEVCFKEFGDRVKRWITFNEPWTFSSSGYAVGFAAPGRCSPWDFGRCSAGDSGREPYIVAHHQLLAHAETVRLYREKYQRVQGGTIGITLISHWFLPYNRSITNDAAARRAIEFMFGWFMDPLIKGNYPASMRGLVGNRLPKITEEQSKLIKGSFDFIGLNYYTTNYASPLPPSNGLNKTYSTDSQANLTGVRNGVPIGPQGGSSWLYIYPQGFRDLLLYIKKYYGNPPIYITENGVDEKNNKSLPLKEALKDDTRIYYYRTHLLSMLSAIKEGANVKGYFAWSLLDNFEWANGYTVRFGIYFVDYNDGYKRYPKKSAYWFKKFLEK is encoded by the exons ATGGCTgcgagagccgccgccgccgccatgcccggcctcctcctgctcccgtTTCTCCTTGTAGCTGCTGCTTCCGGTGCCGCCAACGATGCAGCCAGCACGCCGCCGATCAGCCGGAAAAGCTTCCCTGAGGGCTTCGTCTTCGGGACGGCCTCGTCGGCCTATCAG TATGAAGGTGGTTTTAACGAGGGGGGCAGAGGACCAAGCATCTGGGACACCTTCACCCACCAGCACAAAG AAAAAATCGCTGATGGAAGCAACGGGGATGTAGCAGTTGACTCCTACCATCTCTACAAG GAAGATGTGCGCCTCATGAAGGACCTCGGGATGGATGCGTACAGGTTCTCCATATCATGGAGCAGAATTCTTCCAA ATGGCAGTCTGAGCGGTGGAATTAACAGAGAAGGTGTCAATTACTACAATAATCTCATTAATGAGCTCCTCTCCAAAG GAATGCAACCCTATGGGACCCTTTTCCACTGGGACACACCTCAGGCATTAGAAGATAAATACGAAGGATTTCTTAGCCCCAATATTAC AATCGACTACAAGGACTATGCTGAAGTCTGCTTCAAGGAGTTTGGTGATCGAGTGAAGCGCTGGATCACCTTCAACGAGCCCTGGACCTTCAGCTCATCGGGCTACGCAGTCGGCTTTGCAGCCCCAGGTCGGTGCTCGCCATGGGACTTTGGCAGATGCAGTGCTGGGGATTCAGGAAGGGAGCCTTACATCGTGGCCCATCACCAGCTTCTTGCACATGCAGAAACAGTTCGGTTGTACAGAGAGAAATACCAG CGCGTGCAAGGGGGAACGATTGGCATAACTCTAATCTCGCACTGGTTTCTTCCCTACAACCGCTCCATAACGAATGATGCTGCAGCGAGACGCGCCATAGAATTCATGTTTGGATG GTTTATGGACCCTCTTATCAAAGGTAACTACCCAGCAAGCATGAGAGGATTGGTCGGAAATCGCCTGCCGAAGATTACCGAAGAGCAATCCAAGTTGATCAAGGGTTCGTTCGATTTCATTGGACTCAACTACTACACTACAAACTATGCTTCCCCGCTCCCTCCATCAAATGGTCTTAACAAGACCTACAGCACTGATTCTCAAGCGAACCTTACCG GTGTACGGAACGGCGTTCCTATAGGCCCACAG GGCGGTTCATCTTGGCTCTACATCTACCCTCAAGGGTTCCGTGATCTGCTGCTGTATATAAAAAAGTACTACGGCAATCCGCCCATCTACATCACTGAAAATG GCGTTGATGAAAAAAACAACAAGAGCCTGCCACTGAAGGAGGCTCTCAAGGATGACACTAGGATATATTACTATCGCACGCACCTCCTCTCCATGCTAAGTGCTATAAAGGAGGGGGCAAACGTGAAAGGGTACTTCGCGTGGTCGCTGCTGGACAACTTCGAGTGGGCGAACGGCTACACTGTCCGGTTCGGGATCTACTTCGTCGACTATAACGACGGGTACAAGCGGTACCCCAAGAAATCTGCCTACTGGTTCAAGAAGTTCCTCGAGAAATGA